One part of the Glycine max cultivar Williams 82 chromosome 14, Glycine_max_v4.0, whole genome shotgun sequence genome encodes these proteins:
- the LOC100781008 gene encoding probable O-methyltransferase 3, producing the protein MESHDEEHAAKLLRAQTHIWNHIFSFINSMSLKCVVDLGIPDIIHNYGQPMPLSNLIASLPIHPSKTCFVHRLMRIMIHSGFFSQQKHDLENELEAKYVLTDASVLLLKNHPMSVTPFLHAMLDPVLTNPWNQFSTWFKNGDPTPFETAHGMMLWDYAGADPKLNNLFNDAMASDARFVTSLVIEKCKGVFMGLESLVDVGGGTGTMAKAIAKSFPRVECIVFDLPHVVSGLKGSENLKYVSGDMFEAIPPADAILLKWILHDWNDEECVDILKKCKEAITRKGKEGKVIIIDMVVENEKRDDESVETQLFFDMLMMVLVTGKERSKKEWAKLISSAGYNNYKITPVFGLRSLIEIYP; encoded by the exons ATGGAATCCCATGATGAAGAGCATGCTGCCAAACTACTTAGAGCTCAAACCCACATATGGAATCACATATTTAGCTTCATAAACTCCATGTCCCTTAAATGTGTGGTTGACTTAGGCATACCAGATATCATACACAACTATGGCCAACCCATGCCACTCTCAAACCTCATTGCTTCACTACCAATCCACCCATCCAAAACTTGCTTCGTCCATCGCTTGATGCGAATCATGATCCATTCTGGCTTCTTCTCTCAACAAAAGCATGACTTGGAGAATGAGCTAGAAGCCAAGTATGTGCTAACCGATGCATCTGTACTATTGCTTAAGAACCATCCGATGAGTGTGACACCTTTCTTGCATGCCATGCTTGATCCAGTTTTGACAAATCCATGGAATCAATTTTCTACTTGGTTCAAAAATGGTGACCCTACACCATTTGAAACGGCACATGGGATGATGCTTTGGGATTATGCTGGCGCTGATCCGAAACTTAATAACTTGTTCAATGATGCCATGGCAAGTGATGCTCGATTTGTCACTAGTTTGGTGATTGAGAAATGTAAGGGAGTGTTCATGGGATTGGAGTCATTGGTTGATGTTGGGGGAGGCACAGGGACCATGGCAAAAGCCATTGCTAAATCATTCCCTCGGGTGGAATGCATTGTGTTTGATCTACCACATGTTGTTTCTGGCTTGAAAGGAAGTGAGAACCTTAAATATGTTTCAGGGGACATGTTTGAGGCAATTCCTCCAGCTGATGCCATTCTGTTAAAG TGGATATTGCATGACTGGAATGATGAGGAGTGTGTGGACATATTGAAGAAATGCAAAGAGGCGATAACGAGGAAAGGCAAAGAAGGGAAGGTGATCATCATAGACATGGTGGTGGAGAATGAGAAGAGAGATGATGAATCAGTTGAAACACAGCTCTTCTTTGATATGCTGATGATGGTGTTGGTCACtggaaaagagagaagcaaGAAAGAATGGGCTAAGTTGATTTCCTCTGCTGGTTATAACAACTACAAGATAACTCCAGTCTTTGGCTTAAGGTCTCTCATTGAGATCTATCCATAG
- the LOC100793610 gene encoding protein NUCLEAR FUSION DEFECTIVE 4 produces the protein MPSSTAFQWLSLVGIIWLQSINGTNTNFPAYSSQLKQLLSISQFQLNNLAFASDAGKIFGFFSGMAAFYLPLWLVLMIGSTLGLIGYGVQYLLITNQISSLSYWHVFLLTVLAGNSICWINTVCYVITIRNFSSDHRQVAVGLTTSYQGLSAKIYTSIVGTVSGQNKAKTFLFLNSFLPLIVSLIAAPVVREIEAVTRPKHMSVGFVVMFVITIATGIYAVMSSLQFVSNKISPLSNLVGVLVFLLFPLLVPLSMKINALVGSWHKNREKQRVYHFTAEESHDIEERIENEVKEGEDSREVNQEVGIGIREEVGVKLMLRRIDFWLYFFVYLFGATLGLVFLNNLGQIAESRGYSGTSSLVSLSSSFGFFGRLMPSIGDYFYRGKFTISRPATMNPPKVNLHMPPPPTLVGMTYNAVASP, from the exons ATGCCTTCATCAACTGCTTTTCAATGGCTAAGCCTTGTTGGCATCATTTGGCTCCAATCCATAAATGGAACAAACACCAATTTCCCTGCTTACTCCTCCCAGCTGAAGCAGCTCCTCTCCATTTCCCAATTTCAGCTCAACAACCTTGCTTTTGCCTCCGATGCAGGCAAAATCTTTGGCTTTTTTTCTGGCATGGCTGCTTTTTACCTCCCCCTTTGGCTTGTCCTCATGATTGGTTCAACTCTTGGACTAATTGGCTATGGTGTTCAATATCTCTTGATAACAAACCAAATCTCCTCTCTCTCCTATTGGCATGTGTTCTTGCTAACTGTTCTAGCAGGGAACAGCATTTGCTGGATCAACACTGTGTGCTATGTGATCACAATAAGGAACTTCTCATCTGATCATCGCCAAGTTGCTGTGGGGTTAACAACTAGTTACCAAGGGTTGAGTGCTAAGATTTACACCAGCATTGTTGGAACTGTTTCTGGACAAAACAAGGCTAAGACATTTCTCTTTCTGAACTCATTCTTGCCACTGATAGTTTCCCTAATAGCAGCTCCTGTGGTCAGAGAAATTGAAGCTGTCACAAGGCCTAAACACATGAGTGTTGGATTTGTTGTTATGTTTGTTATTACAATTGCCACTGGAATATATGCTGTGATGAGCAGCTTGCAATTTGTCTCAAACAAGATATCTCCACTTAGTAACCTTGTTGGTGTTCTAGTGTTCCTTTTATTCCCTCTATTAGTTCCACTTTCCATGAAGATCAATGCACTAGTAGGGTCATGGcacaaaaatagagaaaaacaaagaGTCTATCATTTTACTGCAGAGGAGAGTCATGATATAGAAGAGAGGATAGAGAATGAGGTTAAAGAGGGTGAAGATAGTAGAGAAGTTAATCAAGAAGTTGGTATTGGTATAAGAGAAGAAGTAGGAGTGAAATTGATGCTGAGAAGAATAGATTTCTGGTTATATTTCTTTGTCTATTTATTCGGTGCAACACTTGGTTTAGTATTTCTGAACAACTTAGGACAAATAGCTGAATCACGAGGTTACTCTGGAACTTCATCATTGGTGTCTTTGTCCTCTTCTTTTGGGTTCTTTGGCCGTCTCATGCCATCTATAGGGGACTACTTCTACCG AGGTAAGTTTACAATATCAAGACCAGCAACTATG AATCCCCCGAAAGTTAATCTTCACATGCCCCCACCTCCGACCCTTGTTGGGATGACATACAATGCAGTGGCATCACCCTAG